The Pleuronectes platessa chromosome 23, fPlePla1.1, whole genome shotgun sequence genome contains a region encoding:
- the gal3st4 gene encoding galactose-3-O-sulfotransferase 4 isoform X1, which yields MLFRRRARMLRWLVCGRLGPVWMWKALLLFGAIAFASQLLGVIFNKSSVHPAAHSIFSFPDAQGPSLGSCQPHTHIMFLKTHKTASSTVLNMLYRFGEERNLRFALPMSYQLGYPLPFNAHRVKGYRGPGAKEFHIMGNHMRFDRLEVEKVMPEDTFYFSIIRDPVSLAESSFSYFKEVAPAFRKAKGLGDFADDPKKYYDPRLRNNHYARNVLSFDFGMDHNANFSMALAQRGEAMIRQAFNLILMSEYFDQSMILLRHALCWPLDAVVSFSLNARQQKPSGIGVMGGSRFGKGAAGFGDRGGHSQAKMPPNLPLTEEQRERLRQWNALDWYLYKAFNQTFWEEIQRFGLTEMEQEVALLRARRDVLAQVCLRNGGKPLEAYRIRDKTIRPYQTGMVKILGYELQPGLDNATRTACLRMIRPEIQYKDVLDAKQFPRDSASQVQPGQQSQGRVVSAGGSFLKQDSSRTGETLVAGEVGGRTVEERERDWDASHSIRTNQTLTRGKEKEG from the exons ATGCTTTTCAGACGGAGAGCCAG GATGTTGCGATGGCTGGTTTGTGGTCGCTTGGGTCCAGTGTGGATGTGGAAGGCATTGCTTCTCTTCGGGGCAATTGCATTCGCCAGCCAGTTGTTGGGGGTCATCTTCAACAAGAG CAGTGTACATCCAGCTGCTCACTCCATTTTCTCgttccctgatgctcagggGCCCTCTTTGGGCTCCTGTCAGCCCCACACCCACATCATGTTCCTGAAGACCCACAAGACGGCCAGCAGCACTGTGCTCAACATGCTGTACCGATTTGGAGAGGAGCGCAACCTTCGCTTTGCCCTGCCAATGAGCTACCAGCTGGGCTATCCACTGCCCTTCAATGCTCACAGGGTCAAAGGTTATCGGGGTCCTGGAGCCAAGGAGTTCCACATCATGGGAAATCACATGAGATTTGACAGGCTGGAG GTGGAGAAGGTGATGCCGGAAGACACCTTTTACTTTTCTATCATCCGAGACCCGGTTTCTCTGGCTGAGTCCTCCTTTTCGTATTTCAAAGAGGTAGCACCTGCCTTTCGGAAGGCCAAAGGCTTGGGCGACTTTGCTGATGACCCTAAGAAATACTACGACCCTCGTTTGCGCAACAATCACTATGCCCGTAATGTTCTGTCGTTTGACTTTGGAATGGACCACAATGCTAATTTCTCTATGGCACTGGCTCAACGTGGTGAGGCCATGATCCGCCAGGCCTTCAATCTGATTCTGATGTCCGAGTACTTTGATCAGTCCATGATCCTGTTGAGGCATGCCCTCTGCTGGCCACTGGACGCTGTTGTCTCTTTCAGCCTTAATGCCCGCCAGCAGAAGCCCAGTGGCATTGGGGTGATGGGAGGGAGCCGGTTTGGCAAAGGTGCGGCAGGTTTCGGTGATAGAGGAGGACATTCTCAAGCCAAAATGCCGCCCAATCTGCCACTCACAGAGGAACAGCGTGAAAGGCTGCGGCAGTGGAACGCCTTAGACTGGTACTTATACAAAGCCTTCAACCAGACCTTCTGGGAGGAAATTCAGAGGTTTGGTCTCACTGAGATGGAGCAGGAAGTAGCTCTTCTCAGGGCACGGCGGGATGTACTGGCCCAGGTTTGCCTCAGGAATGGTGGGAAACCTTTGGAGGCATACCGGATCCGAGATAAAACCATCCGGCCATATCAGACTGGAATGGTAAAGATTCTTGGCTATGAGCTTCAACCGGGGCTGGACAACGCCACCAGAACAGCCTGTCTGAGAATGATCAGGCCAGAGATCCAGTACAAAGACGTGCTTGATGCTAAACAATTCCCACGGGATTCTGCATCTCAAGTCCAGCCAGGGCAACAGAGCCAGGGACGGGTGGTCTCAGCCGGTGGctcttttttaaaacaagacTCATCGAGAACAGGAGAGACACTGGTTGCGGGAGAGGTTGGGGGGAGGACAGTGGAGGAAAGGGAGCGAGACTGGGATGCAAGCCATTCAATTCGGACCAACCAGACTTTGACGcgagggaaagaaaaggaaggtTGA
- the gal3st4 gene encoding galactose-3-O-sulfotransferase 4 isoform X2 translates to MLFRRRARMLRWLVCGRLGPVWMWKALLLFGAIAFASQLLGVIFNKSVHPAAHSIFSFPDAQGPSLGSCQPHTHIMFLKTHKTASSTVLNMLYRFGEERNLRFALPMSYQLGYPLPFNAHRVKGYRGPGAKEFHIMGNHMRFDRLEVEKVMPEDTFYFSIIRDPVSLAESSFSYFKEVAPAFRKAKGLGDFADDPKKYYDPRLRNNHYARNVLSFDFGMDHNANFSMALAQRGEAMIRQAFNLILMSEYFDQSMILLRHALCWPLDAVVSFSLNARQQKPSGIGVMGGSRFGKGAAGFGDRGGHSQAKMPPNLPLTEEQRERLRQWNALDWYLYKAFNQTFWEEIQRFGLTEMEQEVALLRARRDVLAQVCLRNGGKPLEAYRIRDKTIRPYQTGMVKILGYELQPGLDNATRTACLRMIRPEIQYKDVLDAKQFPRDSASQVQPGQQSQGRVVSAGGSFLKQDSSRTGETLVAGEVGGRTVEERERDWDASHSIRTNQTLTRGKEKEG, encoded by the exons ATGCTTTTCAGACGGAGAGCCAG GATGTTGCGATGGCTGGTTTGTGGTCGCTTGGGTCCAGTGTGGATGTGGAAGGCATTGCTTCTCTTCGGGGCAATTGCATTCGCCAGCCAGTTGTTGGGGGTCATCTTCAACAAGAG TGTACATCCAGCTGCTCACTCCATTTTCTCgttccctgatgctcagggGCCCTCTTTGGGCTCCTGTCAGCCCCACACCCACATCATGTTCCTGAAGACCCACAAGACGGCCAGCAGCACTGTGCTCAACATGCTGTACCGATTTGGAGAGGAGCGCAACCTTCGCTTTGCCCTGCCAATGAGCTACCAGCTGGGCTATCCACTGCCCTTCAATGCTCACAGGGTCAAAGGTTATCGGGGTCCTGGAGCCAAGGAGTTCCACATCATGGGAAATCACATGAGATTTGACAGGCTGGAG GTGGAGAAGGTGATGCCGGAAGACACCTTTTACTTTTCTATCATCCGAGACCCGGTTTCTCTGGCTGAGTCCTCCTTTTCGTATTTCAAAGAGGTAGCACCTGCCTTTCGGAAGGCCAAAGGCTTGGGCGACTTTGCTGATGACCCTAAGAAATACTACGACCCTCGTTTGCGCAACAATCACTATGCCCGTAATGTTCTGTCGTTTGACTTTGGAATGGACCACAATGCTAATTTCTCTATGGCACTGGCTCAACGTGGTGAGGCCATGATCCGCCAGGCCTTCAATCTGATTCTGATGTCCGAGTACTTTGATCAGTCCATGATCCTGTTGAGGCATGCCCTCTGCTGGCCACTGGACGCTGTTGTCTCTTTCAGCCTTAATGCCCGCCAGCAGAAGCCCAGTGGCATTGGGGTGATGGGAGGGAGCCGGTTTGGCAAAGGTGCGGCAGGTTTCGGTGATAGAGGAGGACATTCTCAAGCCAAAATGCCGCCCAATCTGCCACTCACAGAGGAACAGCGTGAAAGGCTGCGGCAGTGGAACGCCTTAGACTGGTACTTATACAAAGCCTTCAACCAGACCTTCTGGGAGGAAATTCAGAGGTTTGGTCTCACTGAGATGGAGCAGGAAGTAGCTCTTCTCAGGGCACGGCGGGATGTACTGGCCCAGGTTTGCCTCAGGAATGGTGGGAAACCTTTGGAGGCATACCGGATCCGAGATAAAACCATCCGGCCATATCAGACTGGAATGGTAAAGATTCTTGGCTATGAGCTTCAACCGGGGCTGGACAACGCCACCAGAACAGCCTGTCTGAGAATGATCAGGCCAGAGATCCAGTACAAAGACGTGCTTGATGCTAAACAATTCCCACGGGATTCTGCATCTCAAGTCCAGCCAGGGCAACAGAGCCAGGGACGGGTGGTCTCAGCCGGTGGctcttttttaaaacaagacTCATCGAGAACAGGAGAGACACTGGTTGCGGGAGAGGTTGGGGGGAGGACAGTGGAGGAAAGGGAGCGAGACTGGGATGCAAGCCATTCAATTCGGACCAACCAGACTTTGACGcgagggaaagaaaaggaaggtTGA